The genomic DNA GGACGATGGGAACCATGCAGGAGGCAGAAAAAAAGCCAGCAGATGTGGGGTAAGTAAAAGCGTGGGGCTCGCATGATTAGAAACCAAGGGATTAGTTTCCCACCGTGCAGGCCTTACTGGTTAGATCTCGGGGGTTCCTCGGAGAAAGGAGCAATTGAAGAGCATTTGTCTGTAGAGATGGGGTGAGGTAGGAAACCTATGAAATTCTGAGGGAGGATAATTCCCTGgcttttaacaacaacaacaacaaaaatgttctaTGTTGTGTCTGGTAAATCGGCCTGTGCTGTTCTCTTAACTCCCGTCCTCTAGAAAAGCCATCCAGAAAGCTGACCCAGACAAAAGTAAGTCCAGGTTCTTAGTAAACCTCTCCTTGCCTTCTTCCTCCACCATGACTTCCCCTAGCATGAGAGGGAAGGCAGGCCTGGTTAGGTACTATATGCCACTGTTTTGCCCAGAGATAGCTAGGCAGCTTCTGTGGGTGCCAGCCAATAGTAATATCTCACCCCCACATTGTGAGTGGCATCACCACCACAAAGGCAAATAGGATTCGCTGCATAATTAAACTCTTCTCCCCAGCTCAACAGTCGGTGACAGGTTGGCAAATGCTGGAGGTGAAATATTTAGGTCATGAGAGGTGAGCGCCCTTTGTAACAATGAATGTTCTTCGTTCTAGTGTgcgcttcctttttctttcatttatatatattttgttttgttttgttttgtttttttgttttgttttgttttgtttttcaaggcagggtctcactctagcccaggctgacctggaatttactatggagtctcagggtggccttgaacccacggcgatcctcctacctctgcctcccgagtgctgggatgaaaggcgtgtgccaccatgcccggctttagtgTGTGCTTCCTACTGTCCAGTTCCTTCTGGATACTGTGTAGGTTGTCTCATgataatcttttcttttaatctttttttaaaatttttttctgttgttgtttatttagttgagagtgacagacagagaaggaggcagagagagagggagagaatgggcgcgccagggcctccagctactgcaaacgaactgcagacgcgtgcgcccccttgtgcatctggctaacgtgggtcttggggtaccgagcctcaaaccggggtccttaggcttcacaggcaagcgcttaaccgctgagccatccctccagccctaaaatcttttttattttatatacttatttatttgagagagagagagagaaagccaggtgtggtggcgcacgcctttaatcccagcagttggaaggcagaggtaagagtttgaggccatcctgagagactgaataataaattccatgtcagccttccttgggggggcgggggaagagagagagagagagagaggcagatagagagaatgggcatgccagggcttccagccactgtagatgaacttcagacgcatgtgccaccttgtgcatctggctttacacgggtcctgaggaatcgaacctgggtcctttggctttgccggcaagcacctgaaccactaggccatctctccagcccctcacgaTCATCTGTTCCTCTGGGGACTGTCAGGATCGGGGAGAAGGCCGAAGCAGCTGAAACAGGAGCAGCCCTGAGGCTTGGAGAACTGGAGTTGAAGGAAGAATGGCAAGATGAAGAATTCCCTAGGTGAGGAAAGAAATGAGGGAGTCTGACAAGTGGAATGCAGGAAGGATGGATTAGTACTttaggaaagaggcagaagaaagaaaagaagatgataAAATCTTGGTGGGAAGAGATTGCTGATAGaatgatatttatttgcaagcagaaagagagagaaaaaatgcacacaccagggcctcttgaccacagcaagtgaactccagacacgtgtcactgtatacatttggctttatgtgggtactggggttaaCAGGCTTTGTTTTTgtctggtttggttttgtttctcgaggtagggtctcactttagcccaggctgacccagaattcactctgtagtctcaggctggcctcaaactcatggcagtgatcctcccatctatGCCTCTCAggcactgggatcaaaggcgtgcaccaccacgcctggctcgacaggctttgtaagcaggcccctttaactgctgagccatctccccagccttctgtCCCCTATTTCACTATTTCCCCTCTAGATTGCTTCCTGAGGAGGTTGGCTCTTCTAGAGATCTCGAAGACCCTCATAGACTTTCACAGAAAGGTAAGTAAAGTAGGACCAGGACTCACATTTTCAGTCCTATACATCTGGGTTTtgggtgttgttgttttttttcaaggtagggtctggctgtagccaagggtgatttggaattcactatgtagtctcagaatggcctcaaactcacagcgatcctacctctgtcccttgagtgctgggattaaaggcatgtgccaccacattgggctgtttgtgaggtagggtctcactctagtccaggctgtcctggaactcactctgtagtcccaggctggtcttgacctcacagtgatcctcctacctcggcctccccagtgctgggattaaaggggtgtgccactatgcctggtggtgtgtgttatttattatttatttttattttacattgttttggtctttcaaggtagggtctcactctggcccaggctgacctggaattcactatgtagtctcagggtggcctcgaactcacagcaatcctcctgcctctgcctctcaagtgtacatctgggatttttttgtcttgtttatatttatttatttaatgagagaatggatgcaccagggcttctagccattgcaaatgaactccatatgtatgcaccaccttgtgcatctggcttgtgtgggcaatcaaaccttaggtccttaggcttcacaggcaagtgcttttagcctctaaccatctctccatccctccatctctttttttttttttttttttgtttatttgtttttgttttgttaagcaGGGTTTCTGGATGGCCTCTAATTCTCAACCTTCCTTctatgtcagcctcccaagtgctcgattgaagtcatgagccaccattcccacCCGATCTTAGTTTTTGTtcttgcctccagctgctgcaaagaaactccagacacacatgtgccaccttgtgcctctggcttacatggatcctggtgaatcaaacctgtgtcctttggcttcacaggcaaatgccttaactacttaagccatctctccagcccctgttcttgctggttttgtttgtttgttcgtttaatatttgtttgacagagaagtagagagcaagagaaagtgagaaaatgggtgtaccagggccttctgcctgtgcaaatgaactctagacgcatgcaccactttgtgcatctggtgttatgcggatcctggaaaattgaacccaggcctttagctTTTGTAAGCCAAGTGACCtgaaccactaagtaatctttccATCCCAGTTTTTgtagtttatttatatatatatatattttttaaattatttatttatttatttgagagtgacagacacagagagaaagacagatagagggagagagcgagaatgggcgcgccagggcttccagcctctgcaaacgaactccagacgcgtgcgcccccttgtgcatctggctaacgtgggacctggggaaccgagcctcgaaccggggtccttaggcttcacaggcaagcgcttaaccactaagccatctctccagccctatttatatatatatttttttaacaaaataatttttaatgtatagATGAAAAGACTCAAATTATATTTAGAGGACTGGGAATGTAATTCAGTGGCAGACAGAATGCTTTATATGTGTgagatcctgggttcaatccccagatccctcctccccccccaaaaaaaaaacacattcagGATAcaagtttgatttttaaaaacgtACCAATATACAATAGCAGGTATTACAGTCAGTTCACTAGATTAGGCACTACAGAACACAATGTAAAGACACAATTACATGGTGACTGCTTAATATGCTAGAGAACAAACatctttttcaaatattaaatttaatcTTTCCACAATGTTAACCCCTAAAACCTATTGTCCTTTATACACAACAATATTATTTTCAGTTTCATACACTTTAACTTTATAAAGAACTCCCCCAGGAAGGAATTTCTGAAGGTTTTCCCAGATATATACAGCTACGTTTTCTGTTGTGCTTACAACATCTGCGAAGTACGGCACATCCAGGTCCAGGTTCTTGTGATCCAGGGGCTCCATGATTGCCTCCTCCATGTATTTTTTGAGGTCAGTCAAGTTCATAACCATTCCTGTAACAGGATCAATCTTTATAATTGTGCCCATGCCCATTTGGATTGTTGCACTTCCCGAACAGTTTCACATTCTCTTCACTACTCAGAGACGGGCAGTGCAGCCGGTGGCTCGCGCTGAAGGACACGAGGCGCGACACCAGTGCCCGGCGGCGCCCGCGGCCCGGGCCCCCCGCCCGCGCTCCCGCCTGGGTGCTGCGCAGAGCGGACCTccctatttatattttttatttgcatgtgtatgtgtgtgtatggacacgccagagcttcttgccactgtaactgaacaccagatgcttgtgctgctttttgcatccagcatatgtgggtggtttgggaattggacccaggtcagcaggctttgcaagcaagtgcctttaaccattgtgccatctttctagccctgtacttttttgttttttaatttattctcataaatatttttatttatttatttatttgagagagagaataggcatgccaggatctccagccacagcaaacaaactccagatgcatgcaccaccttgtgcctctggcttatgtcggtcctggggaatcaaacctggctcccttggctttgcaggcaagcattttaaccactaagccatctttccaatccccccaacccttttgttttgtctttttattttttgaggaagagtcttactctaactcaggctgacctatggtGTGTTACCCTTTTGCATTTCACGTTCCCCTTTGCCCAAATGCTccctgttttatttccttttaagagttcaccctagctgggtgtggtggcacatgcctttaatcccagcacttgggcggcagagataggaagatcgccgtgagttcaaggccaccctgagactccatagtaagttccaggtcagcctgggctagcgtgagatcctacctcggaaaaaaaaaaaaaagagagagagagagagttcaccCTAtatccacactttttttttttttttttttttttgaggtagggtctcactctggcccaggctgacctggaattcactatggagtctcagggtgacctcaaactcacagtgatcctcctacctctgccttctgagtgctgggattaaaggtgtgcaccaccacgccgagTTTACATCAacgctttttaaaaatgtatttattaggtcaggcatggtgctgcatacctttaatcccagcattcaggcagcagaagtaagaggataattgtgagtttgaggccacgagGACCACAGAGCGAGTGtgtagcatatacatttagccagacagcagcagacgttacaccccaagggctcatgatgacccctgttgtaggttctcagtgtcagggatgtattccctcccatggagcaggcctccagtccaattagagggcggttggtttccctcacgacagacatgccactattgcacccgctggctcatttgtcctggctggctaaatataaggtttgcagtgtccactgttgagcatcttcactggtggtatctctttctcccattgaactacatgtagaatggcttcttccagctttctgtcagctggtctacatggaggaggttttcagctcagctccagcaggatttctcagtgtccttgtagcccaagtatgtggagtcctcagcaatagggtcttaccatcaaggtagggttcactctactccaggctgacctgcagttcactatgtagtctcagggtggccgcaaactcacagtgatcctcttacctctgcttcccaagtgctgggattaagacatgtgccaccacacccagctttattgtttttgcttctgttttgtttttttaaaataatttatctgggcttaacagttaaggcatttgcctgcatagccaaaagacccaggttcaattccgcaggactgACATTAGCCAGTGGGTGCATGCAtcaaattcgtttgcagtggctggaggccctggcacgcccatcctctctctctctccctccttctttctctgacaaataagtaaataattttttaaaaggttgaatGCCTGAACTCATAtgtaataatacattttttttaaatattaaataataatttacctaagccagtgtggtggtgcacccctttaatcccagtactcagaaggcagaagtaggatgattgtcacaagttcaaggccaccctgagactacatagtgaattccaggtcagcctgggctacagtgagaccttacctcagaaaaaaacaatagTACTACGACTAATAATTtatctgtctgtatgtgtgtacatgtgtatatgggcatgccagggtctcttgtcactgtaaactaatgcctgtccagctttatgtgggtggctgaggagttgagcctgggccaataggctttgcaagccagcattttatccactgagacagaTCCTATCACTATTTTCATTTTTGccaatttacttgagaaagagattatgggtgtgccagggcttcttgctgctgtgaacaaactccagatgcagacaccacttcatacatctggctttatgtttgtactagggagtcaaacctgggctggtaggctttgcaagcaaatacctttaactgctgatccagctcctttatttattgttttttaattaattaattattattatgattttggtttttcaacataggttctcactctagcccaggctgacctggaattcactatgtattctcagggtggccttgaatgcatggcaattatcctacctctgtGCCAAAgcacctggcttcctttttctttctttctttcttttttttttttttttttttttttgagacattctATACCCCAGGCTAGTCTGGAGCTCATATGTTGCCCAACTTGGCATCAAGCTTCCATTATGAGCCACCAAGTCTAGCTGTTTGCGGTTTTTTtgttagggtgtttttttttgttgttgttgtttttcttttgttttgtttttttttaattaatttatttatttatttatttgagagcgacagacacagagagaaaggaagatagagggagagagagagaatgggcgcgccagggcttccagcctctgcaaacgaactccagacgcgtgtgcccccttgtgcatctggctaacgtgggacctggggaaccgagcctcgaaccggggtccttaggcttcacaggcaagcgcttaaccgctaagccatctctccagccctgttttgttttgtttttgagacagggtctctgtgtctcaggctggcctcaaatttaataATCCTGAACACTCCTgaggctcctcctgtctctgcctcctgagttctgggattataggaatgtgccaccacctcaatttacacaccttttttttttttaaatatattacagATGAGccgtaacttttatttatttattttttatttatttatttgagagtgacagatgcagagagaaagacagatagagggagagagagagaatgggcgcgccagggcttccagcctctgcaaacgaactccagatgcatgcgcccccttgtgcatctggctaatgtggaaccaagcctcgaaccggggtccttaggcttcacaggcaagcgcttaaccgctaagccatccctacagcccttttttttttttggaggttgggtctccctctggcccaggctgacctggaattcactatgtagtctcagggtgacctcgaactcatggcgatcctcctacctctgcctcccgactgctgggattaaaggcgcgcccCACACGCCCGGCCTCAATTTACGCATCTTTCTATGGTTTCGGCTTgattttatttctccttccttccgTCCAACCCCAGACACCCCGCGCACTTTAGCCCTTTGTGGCCAGCGTCCGATGCGCAAGCGCCTCTCCGCCCCAGACGGGACCTCCTCCACCctctcctcgtcctcctcctccggCGGCAGCCTGGACCTGGAGATAGACGAGCTGGAGACACCTTCGGACTCGGAGCAGCTGGACAGCGGACACGAATTTGAATGGGAAGGTGGGAGACCGCGCCCCCAAGGACAAGGCTGTAACGTGAACTGCAGCTCAGGGGGGGGTAGAATGCACTGATTACAGGAAAGAACGTGTTGGATCAGGGCGCGGCGCACACGCCTAtcatcccagcgctctggaggcagaggtaggaggatcgctatcctgagactatatagtgaattccaggtcagcctgggccagagtgaaaccctacctcaaataaataaataaataaataagaataatgagttgggggctggagagatggctcagcggttaaggcactggcctgcaaggtctaaggacccatgttcaattccccagtacgcacataaactAGATGgagtaggtggcacatgtgtctggagttcagttgcagtggctagaggccctggcgtgcacattctctcttatctgcctcctcctctctcccttaaataaagtgtttaaaaaaagaaaaaaaaaacaggggctggagagatggcttagcagccgaggcatttgcttgcaaagccaaaggatccaggttcaattctccaggatccgtgtaaaccagatgcacaagggggcgcacacatctggagttcatttgcagtggctggaggccctggtgtgtccattctctagctgcctctttttctctccttctctctatctctctctctcaagtaaataaatgaaataaaaaataataaataaaaaacaggggctggagggatggcttagcagtcaaggcatttgcatatgccagcctgagactacatagggaattccaggtcaacctgggttagagcgagacccaaccttgaaaaacaaacaaaaaataaataaaataaaatagaagagctgatatatatatatatatatatatatatatatatccattgaCAGAGTGCTTTGCCAGCATGTACAAAACACCCAATATCGTGTAGACTAGACATGGTGaaatatacctgtaatcccatcacttaagaggtagaggcaggaggatcagaaattcaagattaCCTTCAACTACATATGTAGTTTGAAGCCTGGCAGgcctatatgagaccctgtctcaaaaagaaagaacaagggctggagagatggcttagtggttaagtgcttggctgtgaagcctaagaaccctgttcaaggctcggttccccaggtcccacattagccagatgcacaagggggcgcacgcgtctggagttggtctgctgcagtggctgaaggccttggtgcacccattctctctctccctctatctgcctctttctctctggtgctctcaaataaataactaactaaataaataagtaaataaagaggaaagaacaagggaggaagggaaaggaagggagggaggaaagaaaagctgATTTTGGCAAGAGCCATAGTCAAGGTCATCAGTGGTCTAGTGAAGCAGTCAGGATAAATGAACATCTGAAGAAACAGACCACAAGGAGTTGACTTAATTGGAAAACTGGAGCCAAAGAGTAAAGAAAAACATTGAGAAGCCAGAcgtgatggcacaagccttttgATCCCatcactcgtgaggcagaggtaggagaattgctatgagttcaaaggcagcatgagactacatagtgaattccaggtcagcctggcctagagcgagaccctacctctaaaaaccaaaaataaaataaaataaaataactttctaGAAGTTCGAAAGAAACTTACTAGAAAGAGAAGGTGGGAAATCTGCCTTGGTGATTCTTCTGCCCCCCCTGTTTCAGATGACCTGCCCCAGGCAGAAAGCTTGGGGGCCAGTGAGGCAGCCAAAAGGCTAGGCCCGGGCTGTATGTGGGATGTAGCTGGAGAAGATGGTCATCGCTGGAGAGTGTTCCGAACAGGACAGCGGGAGCAGCGAGTGGACATGACCATCATTGAACCCTATAAGAAAGTCCTATCTCATGGAGGTAATGGCTAATACACATGCCAAGGGTTAAGAACTATGACCTGGACCAGggggatggctcagagattaaaaggtacctgcttgcaaagcctgctggcccaagttccattccccaagaaaATCCATCtctcaaaaagtggcacatgcatctgacattcatttgcaacagcaagaaaccttggcatgcacacacatacacagagacgtgcaattttttaatttttatttttttttttttttggtgtttggaggtaaagtttcattctagtccaggctgacctggaattcactctgtaatctcagggtggcctcgaactcgagatgatcctcctactgctgcctcccaagtgctgagattaaaggcctgcgccaccacaaccagcacatgcaaataatttttttttgttgttgctgtttgtttgtttttcaaggtagggtctcactctagcccaggctgacctagaactcattttgtagtcccagggtggccttgaactcactcacggcgatcctcctacctctgtctcctgagtaactgggattaaaggtgtgtgccaccacgcctggcctaaataattttttaaaaattaaaaaaaaaaaacaaaactatcagccagacatggtggcgcatgcctttaatcccagcacttgggaggcagcggtaggaggatcactgtgaatttaaggccaccctgagactgcatagtgaattctaggacagcctgagatagagtgagaccctatctcaaaaaaccgaaaaaaaaaaaaaaaggtaaaaaagtaCGGCCGCCGGCTAACATGGTTAAATTGGAGATTCAGCTGCTGGGCCTACCTTTCACATGACTTCCCCTCAGCCTAAATATATGATGTTCTATCTGTTCACATATTTGTAGccaagtgaattttccttttATTGCTCTACAGGTTACCATGGTGATGGCCTCAATGCTGtcattctctttgcttcctgttaCCTACCCCGAAGCAGTGTCCCCAACTACACCTATGTCATGGAGCATTTGTTTAGGTGAGGCGGGAACCCTGGAGGGCCGCctggagggggcagggagggatgAGCGACAGAGCCACCAGGAAGAATCTCTGAGGACTCTCTGAGACATCCAACACGTTCCCTACAATCTTGTCCTCCCCCAGGTATATCGTGGGAACCTTGGAATTGCTGGTGGCTGAAAACTATCTTCTTGTTCACTTGAGCGGAGGCACAAGCAGGGCCCAAGTTCCACCTCTGGGCTGGATTCGCCAGTGTTACCTTACCCTGGATCGGAGGTGGGACCTGGGACAAGGGGGCCACAACTCTGCCAtcgtatctctttctctccttttctcaaaaATGTGttatgtttatttagttattggctagagagaaagaggcagatagagacaacgGGTGTGTTAGGGCCCCCAGttactgcaaacggactccagacacatgcgccaaccttgttgaacctgggtcctttggctttttgtaGGTGAGTGGCCTATCTGCTAAGCCGTATCTCCTGcccttttgtctgtttttttgaaacagggtttcatgtagcccacaGCTCGCCTTCAGATCTCTATGTAAcgagggctggccttgaattcctgatcctcctgcctgttccCTTTCaacttcccaagggctggaattacgcCTGCCTTTCATGtgcagcctggcctacatagcgTGGAGAAGTTCGCATATGCAACGTCTGTGAGGGTAGGGCAGGAAGAAAATGGGTTAGCAAAGACCAGGCTGAGGAGCTATTCTTAGAGAATTTCCTAGAAATGAGGCACATAGAGggctgaaataagatgggcagaGCTAAAGGAATGGAGATTAGGCCTGATTGCCAGAAAAATCTGGACATGAGCCAGTTGTGGTcacacccgcctttaatcccagcatttgggaagctgaggtaggaggatcgttgtgagttcaaagcccgtctgagactaatttcaggtcagcctgggctagagtgagaccctaccttgaagaaaaccaaatgaaaagcaaaga from Jaculus jaculus isolate mJacJac1 chromosome 19, mJacJac1.mat.Y.cur, whole genome shotgun sequence includes the following:
- the Bnipl gene encoding bcl-2/adenovirus E1B 19 kDa-interacting protein 2-like protein isoform X1, producing MGTMQEAEKKPADVGPSRSSVPLGTVRIGEKAEAAETGAALRLGELELKEEWQDEEFPRLLPEEVGSSRDLEDPHRLSQKDTPRTLALCGQRPMRKRLSAPDGTSSTLSSSSSSGGSLDLEIDELETPSDSEQLDSGHEFEWEDDLPQAESLGASEAAKRLGPGCMWDVAGEDGHRWRVFRTGQREQRVDMTIIEPYKKVLSHGGYHGDGLNAVILFASCYLPRSSVPNYTYVMEHLFRYIVGTLELLVAENYLLVHLSGGTSRAQVPPLGWIRQCYLTLDRRLRKNLRALVVVHATWYVKAFLALLRPFISSKFTRKIRFLDSLGELAQLISLDQVHIPETVRQLDQDLHGSRGT
- the Bnipl gene encoding bcl-2/adenovirus E1B 19 kDa-interacting protein 2-like protein isoform X2 → MGTMQEAEKKPADVGIGEKAEAAETGAALRLGELELKEEWQDEEFPRLLPEEVGSSRDLEDPHRLSQKDTPRTLALCGQRPMRKRLSAPDGTSSTLSSSSSSGGSLDLEIDELETPSDSEQLDSGHEFEWEDDLPQAESLGASEAAKRLGPGCMWDVAGEDGHRWRVFRTGQREQRVDMTIIEPYKKVLSHGGYHGDGLNAVILFASCYLPRSSVPNYTYVMEHLFRYIVGTLELLVAENYLLVHLSGGTSRAQVPPLGWIRQCYLTLDRRLRKNLRALVVVHATWYVKAFLALLRPFISSKFTRKIRFLDSLGELAQLISLDQVHIPETVRQLDQDLHGSRGT
- the LOC123456034 gene encoding 6-pyruvoyl tetrahydrobiopterin synthase-like; translated protein: MGMGTIIKIDPVTGMVMNLTDLKKYMEEAIMEPLDHKNLDLDVPYFADVVSTTENVAVYIWENLQKFLPGGVLYKVKVYETENNIVVYKGQ